The genomic window CCCGTGCCATGATAGAGAATATCCGGGGGACAACGGGGTTCCAGTTGCAAATCTATGGGAATACTATGGCCTTGATTGGCTCGAATTCGAGTTCTGGTGGCATCGAAGGAAAACCGCTGTTTATTGTTGGTTTCTACGACTAAATCCAGTTGCGATCGGGTGAGAGGGAACTGGTGAGCTTGTGCGGCTGCTAATAAAGCTTCCACCGCCACCCATCCCCCGGGTTCGAGTTTTAATCCGATTTCCCCGGGATTGTGTCTTAAGTGATAGCTGAGATATTTACTGAGTTTAATTAGGTGAGAAGTTTCGCTCATCAAAGTTCCCTGGAGGTTAGAAGGGTAGTAGAGAAATTCTGGGGAATTTCTGCATAAACTGCATTTTCCAGATAGTCTACTGGTTTTTACGGGGATAAGGTTCCTATCGAGAACTCTTCCCAGGCCCACTTAGGCACGTTTCTGATTTGAGGGTTTAACTCAGGACAGGATCCAAATGGTTTGTTTCCAGCCTGACTGCTTTAAAAAAAGGGGGTTGACAAATGGAAAAAGAATGATAGGATATCGTTTAATCCACTTTTAGAATGCCCTCAAGGAGGGTGTAAATGACCTCAAATTTAACGGTTCATAAGTTCTTGCGGTTTTTATGGGTTGGTGTGGTCTCTTCTCTCCCTGTAGTTGCTACAGCCGTCCACGCTGAAACCAGCCCTCAATATGAATTTACGGTTACCAATAATACAGGTAGCCCGATTACCGAACTTTATGTTGATGATACGGAGCAGGCCGATTGGGGCGACAGTATCTTAGGTGATTCACCCATCGATCCGGGGGAGACGGCTCCATTTTATTGGGCCGATGAAGATTGGGTTGAAGGAGACCCTTGTCTTTATGATGTTTTTACCCGTAGTGAAGATGGAACAGAAGGCTT from Laspinema palackyanum D2c includes these protein-coding regions:
- a CDS encoding RNA 2'-phosphotransferase, with amino-acid sequence MSETSHLIKLSKYLSYHLRHNPGEIGLKLEPGGWVAVEALLAAAQAHQFPLTRSQLDLVVETNNKQRFSFDATRTRIRANQGHSIPIDLQLEPRCPPDILYHGTGHHAVESILAQGLQKRARHHVHLSPNLDTARQVGMRQGKPVIFTIKSAEMHQNGYLFYSSDNGVWLVDEVPPEYLILGKNKPQ